The following coding sequences are from one Streptomyces sp. NBC_01294 window:
- a CDS encoding NAD(P)/FAD-dependent oxidoreductase, protein MSTTERPRILVVGGGYVGLYAAKRIMKKMRYGEATVTVVDPRSYMTYQPFLPEVAAGSISPRHVVVPLRRVLPKAEVLTGRVTSIDQDRKVAVVTPLVGEAYELPFDYLVIALGAVSRTFPIPGLAEQGIGMKGVEEGIGLRNHVLEQLDKAESTTDEDVRRKALTFVFVGGGFAGAETIGEVEDMARDAAKYYSTIKRDDMRFILVDAADKILPEVGPKLGTWGKEHLESRGIEIYLNTSMDSCVDGRVVLKNGLEVDSNTIVWTAGVKPNPVLARYGLPLGPRGHVDAQPTLQVTGTDYIWAAGDNAQVPDMAARKAGVENAWCPPNAQHALRQAKVLGDNVISGMRGFPQHEYSHSNKGAVAGLGLHKGVAMIVMGKTKIKLKGRLAWYMHRGYHGMAMPTWNRKIRVFADWTLGMFLKREVVSLGALETPREEFYEAAKPAPAPAAAAAPAEKAKAS, encoded by the coding sequence ATGAGCACCACGGAGCGTCCCAGGATCCTCGTTGTAGGAGGTGGGTACGTAGGCCTGTACGCAGCCAAGCGCATCATGAAGAAGATGCGTTACGGCGAGGCGACCGTCACGGTCGTCGACCCGCGCTCGTACATGACCTACCAGCCCTTCCTCCCTGAAGTGGCCGCAGGCAGCATCTCGCCTCGGCACGTCGTCGTCCCGCTGCGACGCGTGCTGCCCAAGGCAGAGGTTCTCACCGGCCGGGTCACCAGCATCGACCAGGACCGCAAGGTCGCCGTCGTCACGCCGCTGGTCGGCGAGGCGTACGAGCTGCCCTTCGACTACCTGGTGATCGCGCTCGGCGCCGTCTCCCGCACCTTCCCGATCCCCGGCCTCGCCGAACAGGGCATCGGCATGAAGGGCGTCGAAGAGGGCATCGGCCTGCGCAACCACGTCCTCGAGCAGCTCGACAAGGCCGAGTCCACGACGGACGAGGACGTCCGCCGCAAGGCCCTCACCTTCGTCTTCGTCGGCGGCGGCTTCGCCGGTGCGGAGACCATCGGCGAGGTCGAGGACATGGCCCGTGACGCCGCGAAGTACTACTCCACGATCAAGCGCGACGACATGCGCTTCATCCTGGTCGACGCGGCCGACAAGATCCTTCCCGAGGTCGGGCCCAAGCTCGGCACCTGGGGCAAGGAGCACCTCGAGTCCCGCGGCATCGAGATCTACCTCAACACCTCCATGGACTCCTGCGTGGACGGCCGCGTGGTGCTGAAGAACGGCCTCGAGGTCGACTCCAACACCATCGTGTGGACCGCCGGCGTCAAGCCCAACCCGGTGCTGGCCCGCTACGGCCTGCCGCTGGGCCCCCGCGGCCACGTGGACGCCCAGCCGACCCTCCAGGTCACGGGCACGGACTACATCTGGGCCGCGGGCGACAACGCCCAGGTCCCGGACATGGCCGCCCGCAAGGCCGGCGTCGAGAACGCCTGGTGCCCGCCGAACGCCCAGCACGCGCTGCGCCAGGCCAAGGTCCTCGGCGACAACGTCATCTCGGGCATGCGGGGCTTCCCGCAGCACGAGTACTCGCACTCCAACAAGGGTGCGGTGGCGGGTCTCGGCCTCCACAAGGGCGTCGCGATGATCGTCATGGGTAAGACGAAGATCAAGCTCAAGGGCCGGCTCGCCTGGTACATGCACCGTGGCTACCACGGCATGGCCATGCCGACCTGGAACCGCAAGATCCGCGTCTTCGCCGACTGGACCCTCGGCATGTTCCTCAAGCGCGAGGTCGTCTCCCTCGGTGCTCTGGAGACACCCCGCGAGGAGTTCTACGAGGCCGCCAAGCCCGCGCCGGCTCCGGCCGCCGCCGCGGCCCCGGCCGAGAAGGCCAAGGCGTCCTGA
- a CDS encoding cyclopropane-fatty-acyl-phospholipid synthase family protein — protein sequence MTDAAPRLAAVAETLLGAPLPVRVRAWDGTEAGPPTGPVLVIHDRRAVRRMLWKPGELGLARAWVAGELTVEGDLFALLEQVAGLLWERPAHSGPLPPAGRPGPLGALGSLARRAKRARPLALPEATRLLREPGHRAAVRELIALAGPLPPPAPPAEEAALKDGQRHSKGRDRQAVSHHYDVGNDFYGHVLGPSMVYSCAYWSPGATLEQAQYDKLDLVCRKLALRPGDRLLDVGCGWGSMALHAAREYGVRVTGITLSREQAAFGRKRVAEEGLADLVELRIQDYRDVKDGPYDAISSIGMAEHVGADRYRDYARTLHALLRPGGRLLNHQIARPPEPDEEAYRVDEFIDAYVFPDGELSPLGSTVGELERAGFEVRDVEALREHYGLTLRAWVARLEEHWAEAVRLTSPGRARVWQLYMAASALGFERGRLGVNQVLAVKSGAAGDAGLPLRLRTWGAGA from the coding sequence ATGACGGACGCCGCGCCGCGGCTGGCCGCTGTTGCCGAGACACTGTTGGGTGCCCCGCTGCCGGTGCGCGTCCGGGCCTGGGACGGTACCGAGGCGGGCCCGCCCACCGGTCCCGTGCTCGTGATCCACGACCGCCGCGCCGTGCGGCGGATGCTGTGGAAGCCCGGTGAGCTGGGGCTGGCCCGCGCCTGGGTGGCGGGGGAACTGACGGTGGAGGGCGATCTGTTCGCCCTGCTGGAGCAGGTGGCGGGCCTGCTGTGGGAACGGCCCGCGCACAGCGGGCCGCTGCCGCCCGCCGGCCGGCCCGGGCCGCTCGGGGCCCTGGGGAGCCTGGCGCGCCGGGCGAAGCGGGCCCGCCCGCTCGCCCTGCCGGAGGCCACCCGGCTGCTGCGGGAGCCCGGACACCGGGCCGCCGTGCGCGAGCTGATCGCCCTCGCCGGGCCGCTGCCGCCGCCCGCGCCGCCCGCCGAGGAGGCCGCCCTGAAGGACGGTCAGCGGCACAGCAAGGGACGCGACCGGCAGGCCGTCAGCCACCACTACGACGTCGGCAACGACTTCTACGGCCACGTGCTCGGCCCCTCGATGGTGTACTCCTGCGCCTACTGGAGCCCCGGTGCCACCCTGGAGCAGGCCCAGTACGACAAGCTCGACCTGGTCTGCCGCAAGCTCGCCCTGCGGCCCGGAGACCGCCTCCTGGACGTCGGCTGCGGCTGGGGCTCCATGGCGCTGCACGCCGCCCGCGAGTACGGCGTGCGGGTCACCGGCATCACGCTCTCGCGGGAGCAGGCCGCGTTCGGCCGCAAACGGGTCGCCGAAGAGGGCCTGGCCGACCTCGTCGAGCTGCGGATCCAGGACTACCGGGACGTCAAGGACGGCCCCTACGACGCCATTTCCTCCATCGGGATGGCCGAACACGTCGGAGCCGACCGCTACCGGGACTACGCCCGCACCCTGCACGCCCTGCTGCGCCCCGGCGGGCGGCTGCTGAACCACCAGATCGCCCGTCCTCCGGAGCCGGACGAAGAGGCCTACCGGGTGGACGAGTTCATCGACGCCTACGTCTTCCCCGACGGCGAACTGTCCCCGCTCGGCAGCACCGTCGGCGAGCTGGAGCGGGCCGGCTTCGAGGTCCGCGACGTGGAGGCGCTGCGGGAGCACTACGGGCTGACCCTGCGGGCCTGGGTGGCACGGCTGGAGGAGCACTGGGCCGAGGCGGTACGGCTCACCTCCCCCGGCCGGGCCCGGGTCTGGCAGCTCTACATGGCCGCCTCCGCGCTCGGCTTCGAGCGGGGCCGGCTCGGGGTCAACCAGGTCCTCGCGGTGAAGTCCGGGGCGGCCGGCGACGCGGGGCTGCCGCTGCGGCTGCGCACCTGGGGCGCGGGCGCCTAG
- a CDS encoding ABC transporter permease — protein sequence MFRTALRNVLAHKARLLMTVLAVTLGVAFVSGTLVFTDTLKKSLSSQSAKDYEGVAVSVTSYGQGRDENGQKEGEPGLSQQTLDKVKALPGVDSVSGRVSGFAGVGDENGKLIGSGWSNKGGNYTPVKDGKDPRYAFIQGAGPAKADEVALDKATADAGAYKVGDKVRVATNGPVKEYSLAGVFTTEDGAVQAGGSLVLFDTKVAQELYLKPGYFQELSVGAKNGTSADKLLADMKPLIDGKHTKAQTGAALAAEQAKQIEEGLGQMGTMLLVFAGISLFVGIFLIYNTFTMLVTQRTKELALLRAVGANRGQVMRSVLAEALVVGFVSAAIGLVSGVGLAVGMRSVIGSFGAKLPGGDLVIAPGTVIAALVIGVLVTTLAALLPAWRTGRIAPVAAMGSAHLPATSKSLVVRNVLGSIISVLGIGLVLLGVSSGGNNGRMSIGAGAFFMLIGMIVLLPLLSKPVIGAVRPLLQKVFGIPGKLASQNAVRNPRRTAVTAASLAIGLTLVTTLSVLGITVGKVVDRMSTEKLKADYRVSMAGDIGGLDESVAETLAKTPGITAVSPQTAGYFMVGESFRSASGVNPAAIGRLLNVEVLSGSLDSLGKGELAVAEKTAKEQKLSVGSTLQVQYEDGEKGSLKVGAVYKDMEGLLSPYVIDDKILSPHSEEPYIREVYVNVDGGASKAGQQKVVDALGKNPAITVATQQDMRNEMGGMINTMLNVMYGLLGMALIISVLGVVNTLAMSVFERTQEIGMLRAIGLDRSRVKNMIRLEAVVISLFGAVLGVVIGVFLAWAVGTTLAKAMPNYELVLPWDRIGIFLLLAAVVGVLAAMWPARSAARLNMLTAIKTE from the coding sequence ATGTTCCGTACCGCCCTGCGCAACGTCCTCGCGCACAAGGCCCGGCTGCTGATGACGGTGCTCGCCGTCACCCTCGGCGTCGCCTTCGTCTCCGGCACCCTCGTCTTCACCGACACCCTCAAGAAGTCCCTGTCCAGCCAGTCCGCCAAGGACTACGAGGGAGTCGCCGTCTCCGTCACCTCGTACGGCCAGGGCCGCGACGAGAACGGACAGAAGGAGGGCGAGCCCGGCCTCAGCCAGCAGACCCTCGACAAGGTCAAGGCGCTCCCGGGCGTCGACTCCGTCTCCGGCCGCGTCTCCGGCTTCGCCGGCGTGGGTGACGAGAACGGCAAGCTGATCGGCTCCGGCTGGTCCAACAAGGGTGGCAACTACACCCCCGTCAAGGACGGCAAGGACCCGCGCTACGCCTTCATACAGGGCGCGGGCCCGGCCAAGGCCGACGAGGTCGCGCTCGACAAGGCCACCGCGGACGCGGGCGCGTACAAGGTCGGCGACAAGGTCCGTGTCGCCACCAACGGCCCGGTCAAGGAGTACTCCCTCGCCGGCGTCTTCACGACCGAGGACGGCGCCGTCCAGGCCGGCGGCAGCCTGGTGCTCTTCGACACCAAGGTCGCCCAGGAGCTCTACCTCAAGCCCGGTTACTTCCAGGAGCTGTCGGTCGGCGCCAAGAACGGCACTTCCGCCGACAAGCTGCTCGCCGACATGAAGCCGCTGATCGACGGCAAGCACACCAAGGCGCAGACCGGCGCGGCGCTCGCCGCGGAGCAGGCCAAGCAGATCGAGGAGGGCCTCGGCCAGATGGGCACCATGCTGCTCGTCTTCGCCGGCATCTCGCTCTTCGTCGGCATCTTCCTGATCTACAACACCTTCACCATGCTGGTCACCCAGCGCACCAAGGAGCTGGCCCTGCTGCGCGCCGTCGGCGCCAACCGCGGTCAGGTCATGCGTTCGGTGCTCGCCGAGGCCCTGGTCGTCGGCTTCGTGTCCGCCGCCATCGGCCTGGTCAGCGGCGTCGGCCTGGCGGTCGGCATGCGCTCGGTGATCGGTTCCTTCGGCGCCAAGCTGCCGGGCGGCGACCTCGTGATCGCCCCGGGCACCGTCATCGCCGCCCTGGTCATCGGCGTCCTGGTCACCACCCTCGCGGCCCTGCTGCCGGCCTGGCGCACCGGCCGGATCGCCCCGGTCGCCGCCATGGGCAGCGCCCACCTGCCGGCCACCTCGAAGTCCCTGGTCGTGCGCAACGTCCTCGGCTCGATCATCAGCGTCCTCGGCATCGGCCTCGTCCTGCTCGGCGTGTCCTCGGGCGGCAACAACGGCCGCATGAGCATCGGCGCGGGCGCCTTCTTCATGCTGATCGGCATGATCGTGCTGCTGCCGCTGCTCTCCAAGCCGGTCATCGGGGCCGTCCGCCCGCTGCTGCAGAAGGTGTTCGGGATCCCCGGCAAGCTGGCCTCCCAGAACGCCGTCCGCAACCCGCGCCGCACCGCCGTCACCGCCGCCTCCCTGGCGATCGGCCTGACCCTGGTCACGACCCTGTCCGTGCTCGGCATCACGGTGGGCAAGGTCGTCGACCGCATGAGCACCGAGAAGCTCAAGGCGGACTACCGGGTCTCCATGGCCGGCGACATCGGCGGCCTCGACGAGTCGGTGGCCGAGACCCTGGCCAAGACCCCCGGCATCACGGCCGTCTCCCCGCAGACCGCCGGCTACTTCATGGTCGGCGAGAGCTTCCGGTCCGCCTCCGGCGTCAACCCCGCCGCCATCGGCCGGCTGCTCAACGTGGAGGTCCTCAGCGGTTCGCTGGACAGCCTCGGCAAGGGTGAGCTCGCGGTCGCCGAGAAGACGGCCAAGGAACAGAAGCTCAGTGTCGGCTCCACGCTCCAGGTCCAGTACGAGGACGGGGAGAAGGGCTCCCTGAAGGTCGGCGCGGTCTACAAGGACATGGAGGGCCTGCTCTCCCCGTACGTCATCGACGACAAGATCCTCAGCCCGCACAGCGAAGAGCCGTACATCCGCGAGGTGTACGTCAACGTCGACGGCGGGGCGTCCAAGGCCGGCCAGCAGAAGGTCGTCGACGCCCTGGGCAAGAACCCGGCCATCACCGTCGCCACCCAGCAGGACATGCGCAACGAGATGGGCGGCATGATCAACACGATGCTGAACGTCATGTACGGCCTGCTCGGCATGGCGCTGATCATCTCGGTGCTCGGCGTGGTCAACACCCTGGCGATGTCCGTCTTCGAGCGGACCCAGGAGATCGGCATGCTGCGGGCGATCGGCCTCGACCGCAGCCGGGTCAAGAACATGATCCGCCTGGAGGCCGTGGTGATCTCGCTCTTCGGCGCGGTCCTGGGCGTGGTCATCGGCGTCTTCCTCGCCTGGGCGGTCGGCACCACGCTGGCGAAGGCCATGCCGAACTACGAACTGGTCCTCCCGTGGGACCGGATCGGCATCTTCCTCCTGCTGGCCGCCGTGGTCGGCGTGCTGGCCGCCATGTGGCCGGCCCGCAGCGCCGCCCGCCTGAACATGCTGACGGCCATCAAGACCGAGTAG
- a CDS encoding ABC transporter ATP-binding protein, producing the protein MNYAQHTTQAVAARATGLSKVYGQGETQVVALDKVSVDFAQGQFTAIMGPSGSGKSTLMHCVAGLDTFSEGSVRIGDTELGSLKDKQLTQLRRDKIGFIFQAFNLLPTLTALENITLPMDIAGRKPDKQWLDSVISMVGLSERLSHRPTQLSGGQQQRVAVARALASRPEIIFGDEPTGNLDSRSGAEVLGFLRNSVRELGQTVVMVTHDPVAASYADRVIFLADGRIVDEMLSPTADGVLDRMKAFDAKGRTS; encoded by the coding sequence ATGAACTACGCCCAGCACACCACCCAGGCCGTGGCCGCCCGCGCCACCGGCCTCTCCAAGGTGTACGGCCAGGGCGAGACCCAGGTGGTCGCCCTGGACAAGGTCTCCGTGGACTTCGCCCAGGGGCAGTTCACCGCGATCATGGGCCCCTCGGGCTCCGGCAAGTCCACGCTGATGCACTGCGTCGCCGGCCTGGACACCTTCTCCGAGGGATCCGTCCGCATCGGCGACACCGAGCTCGGCTCCCTGAAGGACAAGCAGCTCACCCAGCTGCGCCGGGACAAGATCGGCTTCATCTTCCAGGCGTTCAACCTGCTGCCGACCCTGACGGCCCTGGAGAACATCACGCTCCCCATGGACATCGCCGGCCGCAAGCCCGACAAGCAGTGGCTGGACAGCGTGATCAGCATGGTCGGCCTCTCCGAGCGCCTCTCCCACCGCCCCACCCAGCTCTCCGGCGGCCAGCAGCAGCGCGTGGCCGTGGCCCGCGCCCTTGCCTCCCGTCCCGAGATCATCTTCGGTGACGAGCCCACCGGAAACCTCGACTCCCGCTCCGGCGCCGAGGTCCTCGGCTTCCTGCGCAACTCGGTGCGCGAGCTCGGCCAGACCGTCGTGATGGTCACCCACGACCCGGTCGCCGCGTCCTACGCGGACCGCGTCATCTTCCTCGCCGACGGCCGGATTGTCGACGAGATGCTCAGCCCCACCGCGGACGGCGTGCTCGACCGCATGAAGGCGTTCGACGCCAAGGGCCGCACCAGCTGA
- a CDS encoding Bax inhibitor-1/YccA family protein: MRSSNPVFSRRGFSRDNGGYAGFDAQQQHQQAGTNPYATNPYATDPATGMPQAPARANAMTIDDVVSRTAMTLGTLIVTATLSWVLLPVDPANLGKSYGIAIGAMLVAFVFAIIQSFKQKAAPGLILAYAAFEGVFLGVISAATSTYFGAGVVIQAVLGTMSVFAAVLFSYKMGWIRVNRRFYGFVMAAALGFILLMLANTLFAVFGGGDGLGFRSGGLGLLFGAIGVILGACFLALDFKQVEDGIAYGAPREEAWLAAFGLTMTLVWIYIEMLRIFQILSGDD; this comes from the coding sequence ATGAGGAGCAGTAACCCGGTCTTCTCGCGACGGGGGTTCAGCCGCGACAACGGTGGCTACGCGGGCTTCGACGCCCAGCAGCAGCACCAGCAGGCCGGGACCAACCCGTACGCGACCAACCCGTACGCGACCGACCCGGCGACGGGTATGCCGCAGGCACCGGCGCGCGCCAACGCGATGACCATCGACGACGTCGTGAGCCGTACGGCCATGACGCTCGGCACGCTCATCGTGACGGCGACCCTTTCCTGGGTGCTGCTGCCGGTCGACCCGGCCAACCTCGGCAAGTCCTACGGCATCGCCATCGGCGCGATGCTCGTCGCGTTCGTCTTCGCGATCATCCAGTCGTTCAAGCAGAAGGCCGCACCGGGCCTGATCCTGGCCTACGCGGCGTTCGAGGGCGTTTTCCTCGGCGTGATCAGCGCGGCCACCAGCACGTACTTCGGCGCCGGCGTGGTCATCCAGGCCGTCCTGGGCACGATGTCCGTCTTCGCCGCGGTGCTCTTCTCGTACAAGATGGGCTGGATCCGCGTCAACCGCCGTTTCTACGGCTTCGTGATGGCCGCGGCCCTGGGCTTCATCCTCCTCATGCTCGCGAACACGCTGTTCGCGGTCTTCGGCGGCGGTGACGGCCTCGGCTTCCGCAGCGGCGGCCTCGGCCTGCTGTTCGGTGCCATCGGCGTCATCCTCGGCGCCTGCTTCCTCGCCCTGGACTTCAAGCAGGTCGAGGACGGCATCGCCTACGGTGCCCCGCGCGAGGAGGCCTGGCTGGCGGCCTTCGGCCTCACCATGACCCTGGTGTGGATCTACATCGAGATGCTGCGCATCTTCCAGATCCTCTCGGGCGACGACTAG
- a CDS encoding DUF4287 domain-containing protein, which yields MSVEFSEQTHRNMIDRIPQTTGRELSDWLRAVDEGPSLVRFEEKVSWLRGAHELSYGQAKAIIHEYDLRRAARRFG from the coding sequence ATGTCCGTAGAGTTCTCCGAGCAGACCCACCGCAACATGATCGACAGAATCCCCCAGACCACCGGTCGTGAGCTCTCCGACTGGCTCCGCGCCGTCGACGAAGGCCCCTCACTCGTCCGGTTCGAGGAGAAGGTCAGCTGGCTGCGCGGCGCGCACGAGCTGTCGTACGGCCAGGCCAAGGCGATCATCCACGAGTACGACCTGCGCAGAGCCGCCCGCCGGTTCGGCTGA
- a CDS encoding acetyl-CoA C-acetyltransferase produces MPEAVIVSTARSPIGRAFKGSLKDVRPDDLTATIIQAALAKVPGLDPREIDDLMLGCGLPGGEQGNNLARIVAVQMGMDFLPGTTITRYCSSSLQTSRMALHAIKAGEGDVFISAGVETVSRFARGNSDSWPDTHNPLFGDAEARTAAVAESEGSSWRDPREDGLVPDAYISMGQTAENLARLKGVTRQDMDEFGVRSQNLAEEAIKNGFWAREITPVTTPDGTVVSTDDGPRAGVTLEGVQGLKPVFRPDGLVTAANCCPLNDGAAALVIMSDTKARELGLTPLARIVSTGVTGLSPEIMGLGPVEASKQALKRAGLTVGDIDLFEINEAFAAQVIPSYRDLEIPLDKLNVNGGAIAVGHPFGMTGARITGTLINSLQFHDKQFGLETMCVGGGQGMAMVIERLS; encoded by the coding sequence ATGCCCGAAGCCGTCATCGTTTCCACCGCCCGCTCTCCCATCGGGCGCGCCTTCAAGGGATCCCTCAAGGACGTCCGCCCGGACGACCTGACCGCGACGATCATCCAGGCCGCCCTCGCCAAGGTCCCCGGGCTGGACCCGCGCGAGATCGACGACCTGATGCTGGGCTGCGGCCTGCCGGGCGGCGAGCAGGGCAACAACCTGGCCCGCATCGTGGCCGTGCAGATGGGCATGGACTTCCTCCCGGGCACGACCATCACCCGCTACTGCTCCTCCTCGCTGCAGACCTCCCGGATGGCCCTGCACGCCATCAAGGCGGGCGAGGGCGACGTCTTCATCTCCGCGGGCGTGGAGACGGTGTCGCGCTTCGCGAGGGGCAACTCGGACTCCTGGCCGGACACCCACAACCCGCTCTTCGGCGACGCGGAGGCCCGTACGGCCGCCGTCGCCGAGAGCGAGGGCTCGTCCTGGCGCGACCCGCGCGAGGACGGCCTCGTCCCCGACGCGTACATCTCGATGGGCCAGACCGCGGAGAACCTGGCCCGCCTCAAGGGCGTGACCCGCCAGGACATGGACGAGTTCGGCGTCCGCTCGCAGAACCTGGCCGAGGAAGCCATCAAGAACGGCTTCTGGGCCCGCGAGATCACCCCGGTCACCACCCCGGACGGCACGGTCGTCTCCACCGACGACGGCCCGCGCGCCGGCGTGACCCTGGAGGGCGTGCAGGGCCTCAAGCCCGTCTTCCGCCCCGACGGCCTGGTCACCGCCGCCAACTGCTGCCCGCTCAACGACGGCGCCGCGGCGCTGGTCATCATGAGCGACACCAAGGCCCGCGAGCTGGGCCTGACCCCGCTGGCCCGGATCGTCTCCACCGGCGTCACCGGCCTGTCCCCCGAGATCATGGGCCTGGGCCCGGTCGAGGCGTCGAAGCAGGCCCTGAAGCGGGCCGGCCTGACGGTCGGCGACATCGACCTGTTCGAGATCAACGAGGCCTTCGCGGCCCAGGTCATCCCGTCGTACCGGGACCTGGAGATCCCCCTCGACAAGCTGAACGTCAACGGCGGGGCCATCGCCGTCGGTCACCCCTTCGGGATGACCGGTGCCCGCATCACCGGCACTCTGATCAACAGCCTGCAGTTCCACGACAAGCAGTTCGGTCTCGAGACGATGTGCGTGGGCGGCGGACAGGGCATGGCCATGGTCATCGAGCGGCTGAGCTGA
- a CDS encoding SGNH/GDSL hydrolase family protein: MSRARTARRIAAGAAYGGGGLGLVGAAAVGLVLAEVQFAKRTVGSGLPDPPRADGLYGSEFGGPEQSPGPLRLGMLGDSTAAGLGVRRARQTPAALLASGLAAVAERPVELRNVALSGAMSDDLDRQVGLLLNGDAPAPDVCVIMIGANDVTRRMPPTHSVRCLTSAVRRLRLAGAEVVVGTCPDLGTIEPVYQPLRWVARRVSRQLAAAQTIGVVALGARTVSMGDLLGPEFAANPREMFGPDSYHPSAEGYATAAMAMLPTVCAALGLWPESDRLDVSRDEDMLPVAKAASAAAGQAGTEVTAVRGPWVLLKHRRRRRVPATDPAHTAGAPSGGTTAAPDSV, encoded by the coding sequence GTGTCCAGGGCGAGAACGGCCCGCCGGATCGCGGCGGGGGCAGCGTACGGCGGGGGCGGACTCGGACTGGTCGGGGCCGCCGCGGTGGGGCTGGTGCTGGCGGAGGTCCAGTTCGCCAAGCGCACGGTGGGGTCCGGGCTGCCTGATCCGCCGCGCGCCGACGGACTGTACGGGAGCGAGTTCGGCGGACCGGAGCAGAGCCCGGGCCCGCTGCGCCTGGGCATGCTGGGCGATTCCACGGCTGCCGGGCTCGGCGTGCGGCGGGCCCGGCAGACGCCGGCGGCCCTGCTGGCCTCCGGGCTGGCCGCGGTGGCGGAGCGGCCCGTGGAGCTGCGCAACGTGGCCCTGTCGGGGGCCATGTCGGACGACCTGGACCGGCAGGTCGGCCTGCTGCTGAACGGCGACGCACCGGCCCCGGACGTGTGCGTGATCATGATCGGCGCGAACGACGTGACCCGCCGGATGCCGCCGACCCACTCGGTGCGGTGCCTCACCTCGGCCGTGCGGCGGCTGCGCCTGGCGGGCGCCGAGGTCGTCGTGGGCACCTGCCCGGACCTCGGCACCATCGAGCCGGTCTACCAGCCGCTGCGCTGGGTGGCGCGCCGCGTCTCGCGCCAGCTGGCCGCCGCGCAGACCATAGGAGTGGTCGCGCTGGGCGCCCGTACGGTCTCCATGGGTGACCTGCTGGGCCCCGAGTTCGCCGCCAACCCGCGCGAGATGTTCGGCCCGGACTCCTACCACCCGTCGGCGGAGGGGTACGCGACCGCCGCCATGGCCATGCTGCCGACCGTGTGCGCGGCGCTCGGCCTGTGGCCCGAGTCCGACCGGCTGGACGTGTCCCGGGACGAGGACATGCTCCCGGTGGCGAAGGCCGCGTCCGCCGCCGCGGGCCAGGCGGGTACGGAGGTCACGGCGGTCCGCGGCCCCTGGGTGCTCCTCAAGCACCGCCGCCGGCGGCGGGTCCCGGCCACGGATCCGGCCCACACGGCCGGCGCCCCCTCGGGAGGCACGACCGCCGCGCCCGACTCCGTGTGA
- a CDS encoding cystathionine beta-synthase: MQFHDSMISLVGNTPLVKLNRVTEGLQATVLAKVEYFNPGGSVKDRIAVRMIEAAEQSGALKPGGTIVEPTSGNTGVGLAIVAQQKGYKCIFVCPDKVSMDKINVMRAYGAEVVVCPTAVDPEHPDSYYNVSDRLAREPGAWKPDQYSNPNNPRSHYETTGPELWDQTDGKITHFVAGVGTGGTISGTGNYLKEVSGGKVKVIGADPEGSVYSGGSGRPYLVEGVGEDFWPTAYDPNVTDEIIAVSDKDSFQMTRRLAKEEGLLVGGSCGMAVVAALKAAEGLGPDDVVVVLLPDSGRGYLSKIFSDEWMAGHGFLEEAGPAARIGDVLNDKEGGIPSLVHMHPEETVGEAIEVLREYGVSQMPIVKPGAGHPDVMAAEVIGSVVEKELLAALFAQRASLTDPLEKHMSSPLPQVGSGEPVSELMAVLGEADAAIVLVEGKPTGVVSRQDLLAFLAKTAK; this comes from the coding sequence GTGCAATTCCACGACTCGATGATCAGCCTCGTCGGCAACACCCCGCTGGTGAAGCTCAACCGTGTGACCGAAGGCCTGCAGGCCACCGTCCTTGCGAAGGTCGAGTACTTCAATCCCGGTGGGTCCGTGAAGGACCGGATCGCCGTACGGATGATCGAGGCCGCCGAGCAGAGCGGAGCCCTCAAGCCCGGCGGCACCATCGTGGAGCCGACCAGCGGCAACACGGGTGTAGGACTCGCCATCGTGGCCCAGCAGAAGGGCTACAAGTGCATCTTCGTCTGCCCTGACAAGGTGTCCATGGACAAGATCAACGTGATGCGCGCGTACGGCGCCGAGGTCGTGGTCTGCCCGACCGCCGTCGACCCCGAGCACCCGGACTCGTACTACAACGTGTCCGACCGCCTCGCGCGCGAGCCCGGCGCTTGGAAGCCCGACCAGTACAGCAACCCGAACAACCCCCGTTCGCACTACGAGACCACCGGCCCCGAGCTGTGGGACCAGACGGACGGGAAGATCACCCACTTCGTCGCGGGCGTCGGCACCGGCGGCACGATCTCCGGCACCGGCAACTACCTCAAGGAGGTCAGCGGCGGGAAGGTCAAGGTCATCGGCGCCGACCCCGAGGGCTCGGTCTACTCCGGCGGCTCCGGGCGTCCGTACCTCGTCGAAGGTGTCGGCGAGGACTTCTGGCCGACCGCCTACGACCCGAACGTCACCGACGAGATCATCGCGGTGTCCGACAAGGACTCGTTCCAGATGACCCGCCGCCTCGCCAAGGAGGAGGGCCTGCTCGTCGGCGGCTCCTGCGGCATGGCCGTCGTCGCCGCGCTCAAGGCCGCCGAGGGCCTCGGCCCGGACGACGTCGTCGTCGTCCTGCTGCCGGACAGCGGCCGCGGCTACCTCAGCAAGATCTTCAGCGACGAGTGGATGGCGGGACACGGCTTCCTGGAGGAGGCCGGCCCCGCCGCGCGCATCGGTGACGTGCTGAACGACAAGGAGGGCGGCATCCCCTCCCTCGTCCACATGCACCCCGAGGAGACCGTCGGCGAGGCCATCGAGGTCCTGCGCGAGTACGGCGTCTCGCAGATGCCGATCGTCAAGCCGGGCGCCGGTCACCCGGACGTGATGGCCGCCGAGGTCATCGGCTCCGTGGTCGAGAAGGAGCTGCTGGCGGCGCTGTTCGCCCAGCGGGCCTCCCTGACCGACCCGCTGGAGAAGCACATGAGCTCGCCGCTGCCGCAGGTCGGCTCCGGCGAGCCGGTGTCCGAGCTGATGGCGGTGCTCGGCGAGGCGGACGCGGCCATCGTGCTGGTCGAGGGCAAGCCGACCGGTGTGGTGAGCCGTCAGGACCTGCTGGCGTTCCTGGCGAAGACCGCCAAGTAG